The nucleotide window TACTTTGCTAACCGTCACCCCAGCCCTATCACGATGATTCAATCCATCTGCAAACGAGCCCTCTTCTCTATCACTCGCGTACAAAACCAGGGAACATTAACAAATCCCGAATGCCATTTTTGCGACATTACTCAAACACGTTATGACTAATCAAAAAACTAAACGGAATAATGGATCCATCATGCTTGTAATTCCAATACTCAGAGTTTATTATGATATCTGACATCATAGTAAGGATCCCAAAGAATCGATTTGCTGTAGTTATTCAATCTGTTAGATTACAGATTAGTGTCTGTCTGATAATAGACGACATCTCCAGAGTCGCTAACATAATGATCTTTATTTAAGCTGTTTAAGAGAACGCCAAGTAAGTATAGTGGAAGAGGTCCGGATTTTTTTGGTTCTCGGTAGTAGTTCCCAAGAACAGGCTTGGCTGCCTCAGTCTGCAAAACAATTTACTACTGTcggaaaaagatttaagaaataaGTCGAGTTAAATAGGTTGCTTGGGGCGAGTAGTCGAGTACTTACTGCTTCAATGAGATGATAGTGTGGGATTTGTGGGAAAAGATGATGGATGACATGAGTTCCAATATCATGATGGATATTGTTTATCCATCCATAATCTCGGTCTAGTGTTGTAAGCCCTCCTCGGAGGTAAGTCCATTCCTAGTGAATAAAACATACGAGAGAACAGGCAGACGAAATTAGACTTGTGGAATACAGACTGAAATAGAAAAACTATTTTTcgacaaaaaaattaatgaaagctAAGTGATTGTTTGGTTGACATAATCGTCCATGAAACGAGAGAACTGATGTTCCTGGGAACGGTCATTTTGGTATGTTGTTCCATATTTGGTTCACAAAATCATAGGAAGTCTAACTTTGTAGGAAGCAATAGATAGAGTTGCATACTTAGTCATTCAACCAAACAAATGTTAGTCGCGACTAGAGGAATGAAAAATCATGCGTATATAATTTCATAGGGCAGCCTGCCGCACAATGCATTCcagctagaggtgttcattcgggtcatcaaaTTGATTTTGGGTTAGGTGTTTTGGGTAAGTTTGAAATCGGGTTTTGTGTCTATATTGTTTTtcacataattgtaaaacatTTTTGAAGTTAAgtcaaattgaatttaattacaAGGTCAGATAAAGTCATCGGGTCTGTTTTAAACATCTCTAGTTTCAGCAGAGCAAGGGTTCAGAAAAGGATCCCACCACATAGCTGTAATACTGTAATGTAGGCAAATGGCAAACGTTACCCTGCATTTCTGCAAGAGGCTATTTCTACGACTCGAACCCCCTAACCACTACTCCTAATATTGAAGTAAATATTGACCTCTAAATTTCATAGACATTATTGAGACCAAACCATACCTGACCGCGGTACCATGGAAGTTTATCATCATGGCCATGGTGATGCAAGTAAGTTACCAAGTCCAACCACATGACAAATATCTGGTATAAGTACACATGTGTGAAAAACAAGAATAtttcaacaaattttttttataatttctagCTATAAGAATGAGAACCCACCACATAAGGGATACCATAGAGCTTGAGCAATTGAATAGGTCCCATGACAAAAGATAACCCCACAAGCAATGCAACCATTGCTGACCAACATGCTGTGGAGGTTACAATATCATGTTTCTCATTTGGAGTAAACAAATCACTATCTGGATGAAAATGTGAGCCTGTTTTTCCAGGACTTCTAGTAAACTGCACTAAGATTAATCATTTAATACGCGAAACACAGCAGAAAATTGAAGCACTATCGAGGGCCTAAACACAAGCACGATTGAGAGCTTACCAGATAAATTGGGTATGCAAGCAAGGGAAATGGGAAGGTAAACCTTAAGATCTTTGTAGAAGATTCCAAACTGTTGTATATTTTTTCAGACAACTGAAATAATAACATAAAAGATTTAAATCAATAGCAAATTCCCAAGAAATTGGAAATCACATTAAAAAAGAGATCATAAGAGCTTACTGGGTGCCATGATTCATCATTCTCAATATGCCCATGGTTTTGATGATGAGTTCTATGACTAATTCTCCTATATTATCACATAAAgattcaaaatttcagcttaaACTACTTGAAAATGTGTAAACAATACTCTCaactattgatcattgattcaaAATACCCTCAACTATTATTTAACTCTGTATTCCCTCAAGTATTGGGATATTATACTTGAATACTAAGCACATTATATTTAACCGGTTGTTTTGGTTATTTTGAGTTAATGAGCAATAGTTGAGTGTATATAAGCTTAAGTATACAATTACAAAGGGTATACAGGGTTAAATAATAGAAGTGTTTTTAGTCAATGAgcaatatattatttataattttccaaCTACTTATTAGCATCATATTATCCATCATTAATCAACAATATTAATCATGATACTCAAACATAAAATCAGAATATAAAGGTACATGATTAACATACCATCCATGATATGGAACAAggattgaagaatgaagtaAGTGACCTACTACACTATTAAGCTTATGATTATTGGAAAAGCTTCCATGTCCGCTGCAATCACAATAAATTAAAACCAAATGAACAAGTAAGAACATAttctactttaaaaataaataccaCACAAGATTAGAAAATCACAAGGACCCACATTACAAGCAACTACCCAAAAAAAGACATAAATACAACATACTATACATTACATCTAAAAAGTTCTTATACAAGTATTgtcattataatttatatatagtcAAGTGCGATCTTCTTTGAATCATTTGATGGTATACTTTtaatatattaactttttctaATTTCCACGTGTATTGTTCAATAtataaacaatcaaaataacacattgaattacgtaaaaagttaaatgtaacaagtataataaaacagggaaaatatatagaagtataaatcaataaaaagggTACTACCAATCATGACCAAGAACAAAAAGAGCCCAAAACATGGTGCCTTGAGCAATCCAATAAAGAGGCCAAACAAGCCAATTATTGAAGAAAGAAGCAGCAGCAGCCAAtccaaaaacaataacaatatctcTAACAACATAACTCATAGATCTCAAAGGGTCTTTTACCCAACAATGTTTAGGAATTGCATTCTTAATATCAGCCAATTTAAATGGAGGTGGTGCACCATAGTCAAATTCATCAACCCCATTAGCAAAGTTATTTACTTTATCAACATTTTCATCTTCAGTAGGAAAAGGAGAAGCAACCCTTAAAGGTGCGGTAACATTAACCTCCCATTTCTTATCCCTAGAAAATGAATTTGGTATTGAACAACAAGAAATAATCAATGAAGGGGATTTTGGATCTGAAAAAACAGGgataagtttaatttttatggGATTTGAGGAAAATCCTGAAATGggtttagggtaaattttaggGAGAGGTCTAATCCCACATTGAGATAGTACCCAACTAGCCATTATGAAAGTTTTTGGGTATTGTGAGAGAGTAAGACCCTCCAAGAAAAAAAGGAGGAGTCTTTTAGTGTTTTTAGAAGGAGAAAAATTAGGGTGAAAATTGAAAGAATTGATTTTTGGTTTGTGTTTTTAGGGCATGAAAAGATAACACAAGAATAAGTCTCTACCACAATATTATTATGGGTTATAGGATGCCACAAGTTCAATTTCTTCCtgttttttctctttatttatctATTGAAGAAATTGAGCAAGTTGGATGGAGGATTGCTATTTGCTAATTGATACTCCATACATGAACCTCTTGTTTGTTGTCTTGGAGTTGATGTTCATTTCATGTGGTTTCTACTTTCTATAGTTGTAACTTACTAATTTGTCATGgagttatttattatatatatagcttTGATATTAGTATGGAGATCTATGTTTGGACTTAGGATGGGGATATTCCTTGTTGGTTTCCTGCAAGGTTAGTGATAAAGTGGCCATAAAATTCAAGTTTGTTTGAACAAgattagttatttttaattgtaaagaGAGACTTTTAGTATTCAGGATAAAGTAGGGTTTGgatgagatttttttttcctcaaaaatacGGATAAATTATACTCATTCTTCTAAGGAAGAAGTAAAAAGAGATGCGATCAAGAAACTCCTAACTGATACCTGCGCCCAGTAAATCCCAAACCTTCTGCTTCacatgcagatgctctatccattgagccacaagtgcttttggtaattatttttaattgtatctCTTAAAAGAAGTTTTGAGAATATGGGGACTAGTAACTGATTTTAACAATTAAATAGTCTGACTAtcaaatgttattattatgtataaattaataacaaacaaCTCCAAGAAATGTGTTTAAAATTAGCTGgtcaaactaattaataaaatcagttgGTCAAATTAGTGTCTCAAATTAGCTTCCATCTATTAGTCATTTGCTAAACAATTACTCCTAAGTTGTTGATGGCTGATTTATAGAATTTGAGGCcgatataaaatatataaaactaatTTATTACATATGTAAGGTATACAATGATGATAATTTTTTCATGGAATACttgtgaaaattaaaaaaataatatggttGTAATTGTTTAAATCATTTTATTAATTGCTTTTAATAAGGATACAAAATTTGACGATGATAATAATTGTAACAACGAAATCGTCATGTCATTTTGGAAGGAAAAATATTTATGACAAAGTGAAACAATTATTTTCGCAAAGATAATTggataaatgatttttaaactAGTTAAAAAGCTAGGCTTTAAaaccaaaattacaaaaaatttgtatagtttttaattagtttaacttgttgattaactttttttttgtcataactaacaacgaacaaccaacaaccaacaGCTAATTCAAACAAATATActccatttaaaatatttaattcatataaataaaaggaaaaattgtccAAATTAATCCCACCTATTGTCCATCTGTTGAGAATAATTCCTACTATtgattacttttaaataatccacactttgtatattatttattgACAGCACTCATTTTCACATTTTAACTAGCTATTATATGTACCGACTACCAAATAGAAGTAGGGTAAGACCAACTAAGAAGCATAAGGAGGAAGAATAAATAAGTGTAATGACTAGTAGGTATCTATAGTAgccaattaaaatataaaaagggataaaaattaaattatttagaaattcacaacaaatagataataaataagattattttagACAATTTTTAACTAACAATGAAAACCAATGTTATCAACTTATAAAATATAAGCAAATTCAAAGGGATAGTAGTTTATTCTACTTGAACGATAGAATTGTAAACCAAAAGCCGCAGTCCCCAATTGTTTGAACCTAAAACAGGGGAAAAGGAAGGACATGTTTATGCTCTCAATACCCAAATTGTTCTACTTCAAACCTACTCGCAAACTCTCCCCTTTCTTAACTCCCTTCCTTCATTCTTCCTCCTCCTTCTCTCTAATGGCGTTCAATTCAACTTCCCCATGTCCATCTCCTTCTAGGGTTTCCACTTTCTCAACTTGGTCTCCCATTAATGGGCAACTGAAGCGGGTCGGTACCCACAATGGAAGCTTTCATTGCGATGAAGCTCTGGGCTGCTTCATGATTCGACTCACCAACAAATTCTCTGGTGCTGAAATCGTTCGAACTCGCGATCCCCAGGTTTGCTCAATTCGATTTCTTTTGGAGAAATTTGAATGAGTTGGTCGTTTTAAGTTGAAAAATATGTATTTCTTTGGTGTTTCTGCAGGTTTTGGAGACATTAGATGCAGTTTTAGATGTAGGAGGAGTGTATGATCCAAGTAGAGATAGATTTGATCATCATCAAAAGGGTTTTGGAGAGGTTTTCGGACATGGGTTCACTACCAAACTTAGTAGTGCTGGTCTTGTTTATAAGGTATATGAATTTGTATTCTTTTTATTTGGCTTGCCCGAATGCGCAAAAATTCATGTTATTTACAGTTATCAAATTAGGGTTCTTGTGTAATATGTCGATTTGAGTATATGATCGAGCCATTTGTGTGTTTCAAGTGGTCTTAACTAAAAATATGAAGCTTTagatttgattttgtgtttattGGGTGTAGCATTTTGGGATGGAGATCATTGCAAAGGAGCTAAGGCTTGATGAAGGGCACCAAGATGTTTTCCGATTGTTTATTGCTGTATACCGGAACTTCATGGAGGTTTATTCCTtgcatttgttattttttctgTGTTTTTACATATTCTTTAAATGATATATGGATGTTTATTGTTGGTGCTGTTTTGATTATGAATTCT belongs to Amaranthus tricolor cultivar Red isolate AtriRed21 chromosome 17, ASM2621246v1, whole genome shotgun sequence and includes:
- the LOC130803850 gene encoding omega-3 fatty acid desaturase, chloroplastic-like yields the protein MASWVLSQCGIRPLPKIYPKPISGFSSNPIKIKLIPVFSDPKSPSLIISCCSIPNSFSRDKKWEVNVTAPLRVASPFPTEDENVDKVNNFANGVDEFDYGAPPPFKLADIKNAIPKHCWVKDPLRSMSYVVRDIVIVFGLAAAASFFNNWLVWPLYWIAQGTMFWALFVLGHDCGHGSFSNNHKLNSVVGHLLHSSILVPYHGWRISHRTHHQNHGHIENDESWHPLSEKIYNSLESSTKILRFTFPFPLLAYPIYLFTRSPGKTGSHFHPDSDLFTPNEKHDIVTSTACWSAMVALLVGLSFVMGPIQLLKLYGIPYVIFVMWLDLVTYLHHHGHDDKLPWYRGQEWTYLRGGLTTLDRDYGWINNIHHDIGTHVIHHLFPQIPHYHLIEATEAAKPVLGNYYREPKKSGPLPLYLLGVLLNSLNKDHYVSDSGDVVYYQTDTNL